The following are encoded together in the candidate division WOR-3 bacterium genome:
- a CDS encoding IS110 family transposase, with the protein MTYYLGVDAHKKYSVVAVATEDGTFKTIVRIANTVEEVHKLFTSLENNSTYQVVLEAGRNWGVVYDLFESMPQVEKVLLANPVKVKAIAHAHLKTDTVDAKTLAHLLRVNYIPEVYVPAKEIRVKKYLLRHRTFLVNTSTRIKNRIHILLERNHIPLPSVTDLFGRLGRRFLESVVLPGEESLLLKQHLQLLQYVESLLKDLREVIKDDLFQDERVRLLQTIPGIGEVFAPLIALEIDDINRFKSYRHFWSYCGLVPSIYASGGRIYHGHLIKGCNKWLKWAFIEAVYPATRSSPYLGFYYEKKSRLKGKATAAIATARKLAMFAYWVLRTKKEYQEPQETSHYFSQFH; encoded by the coding sequence ATGACATATTATCTTGGTGTGGATGCACATAAAAAATACTCTGTGGTAGCGGTGGCAACTGAAGATGGCACGTTCAAAACTATTGTGCGAATAGCAAATACCGTAGAGGAGGTGCATAAGCTCTTTACGTCTTTGGAAAACAATTCTACTTATCAGGTGGTTTTAGAAGCAGGAAGAAATTGGGGCGTGGTGTATGATTTATTTGAAAGCATGCCCCAGGTGGAGAAAGTACTCTTAGCCAATCCTGTTAAGGTTAAAGCAATTGCCCATGCTCACCTTAAAACCGATACCGTTGATGCAAAGACACTGGCTCATTTATTAAGGGTTAATTATATCCCTGAGGTCTACGTCCCAGCCAAAGAAATCAGAGTGAAAAAATACTTGCTTAGACATCGCACTTTCCTGGTCAATACTTCAACCCGGATTAAAAACCGTATTCATATTCTCCTTGAGCGCAATCATATCCCCTTACCCTCGGTTACTGATTTATTTGGGAGATTAGGCAGAAGATTTCTTGAGTCCGTGGTTCTGCCCGGTGAAGAATCTTTGCTCCTCAAACAGCATCTTCAACTCCTCCAATATGTCGAATCCTTATTAAAGGACTTGCGCGAAGTAATAAAAGACGATTTATTCCAGGATGAACGAGTAAGACTTTTACAGACCATACCTGGGATTGGTGAGGTCTTCGCCCCGTTGATTGCCCTGGAAATTGACGATATTAATCGCTTTAAAAGCTATCGCCATTTCTGGAGTTACTGTGGTTTAGTCCCTTCAATCTATGCCTCTGGTGGACGGATTTATCATGGCCATTTAATCAAGGGTTGCAATAAATGGTTGAAGTGGGCGTTTATTGAGGCCGTTTATCCGGCGACAAGGTCTTCACCTTATTTAGGTTTCTATTATGAGAAAAAGAGTCGTTTAAAAGGCAAGGCCACCGCGGCGATAGCGACAGCGCGAAAATTAGCGATGTTTGCTTATTGGGTTTTACGAACAAAAAAAGAGTACCAAGAGCCCCAGGAAACCTCACATTATTTTAGTCAATTTCACTGA
- a CDS encoding ferredoxin-thioredoxin reductase catalytic domain-containing protein: MPNPWDKIVGTKEYNKNYERLIKVARQKGYVFNKKISRVKKVIGLMTMNYLEYGKYYCPCKQSEPPDLKNDVLCPCPTLDEEVKKDGHCFCELFFRKEKK, from the coding sequence ATGCCCAATCCCTGGGATAAAATAGTGGGAACAAAAGAATATAATAAAAACTACGAAAGGCTAATCAAGGTTGCCCGTCAAAAAGGCTATGTCTTTAATAAAAAGATAAGCCGGGTAAAAAAGGTGATTGGTCTGATGACAATGAATTATCTTGAATACGGAAAATACTATTGCCCCTGTAAACAGAGTGAACCACCGGACCTGAAAAATGATGTTCTCTGCCCCTGCCCGACACTTGATGAAGAAGTGAAAAAAGATGGACACTGTTTTTGTGAATTATTTTTTAGGAAGGAGAAAAAATAA
- a CDS encoding double-cubane-cluster-containing anaerobic reductase encodes MSGNNYEKMWQELGLDVNLHNEVLNYINKCFQNTVGKQKNRPKTMEYFDSVLHESHGGRVAELIEEKSKGKKIVGFFCIYVPEEIIMALDLVPIALCGGTNFSVPYAEKMLPRDICPLVKSTLGLAFSKTCPYAPIKSLAVGETTCDAKKKVWDILAQKVNFHIMELPQKKNVIDANLWENEIHLFAENLEKLAEKKLNPSVLKEKIEIMNNKRKVLQRLAKLRLKEPTPISGLDTLVVMQAALNDEPVRFTKKVEELCDELEDRIKKGISPFSDKAKRIMVSGCPSVMGNWKIHSLIETSGGAVVVDETCTGVKYFKDLVDTKANDVDGLLGAIADRYLKLNCSCFTPNNDRLDMARNLAKEGNVKGVVQYILQYCHTYNIEAIRIEGALKQDNMPSLKIVTDYSEEDTAQLRTRIEAFLETLK; translated from the coding sequence ATGTCTGGTAACAACTATGAAAAGATGTGGCAAGAATTAGGACTTGATGTAAATTTGCATAACGAAGTCCTCAATTATATCAATAAATGTTTTCAAAATACCGTCGGGAAGCAAAAAAATCGTCCCAAAACGATGGAATATTTTGATAGTGTGCTCCACGAATCGCATGGTGGCAGGGTTGCAGAATTGATTGAAGAAAAATCCAAGGGCAAAAAGATTGTCGGATTTTTCTGTATCTATGTTCCTGAAGAGATAATAATGGCTTTGGATTTAGTGCCAATTGCCCTGTGCGGGGGCACAAATTTTTCTGTTCCTTATGCTGAAAAAATGCTACCCAGGGATATCTGTCCACTTGTAAAATCTACCTTAGGCCTTGCTTTCTCAAAGACCTGCCCTTATGCGCCAATAAAGAGTCTTGCCGTCGGTGAGACAACCTGCGATGCAAAGAAAAAAGTATGGGATATCCTTGCCCAGAAGGTAAATTTCCATATTATGGAATTGCCTCAAAAAAAGAATGTTATCGATGCCAATCTCTGGGAGAATGAAATTCATTTGTTTGCTGAGAATTTGGAGAAACTTGCAGAAAAGAAATTAAACCCATCTGTCTTGAAAGAAAAAATTGAGATAATGAATAATAAACGGAAAGTACTTCAGCGATTGGCTAAACTGAGACTCAAAGAACCAACACCAATCAGTGGTCTTGATACCCTGGTTGTTATGCAGGCAGCATTAAATGATGAACCTGTTCGCTTCACGAAAAAAGTTGAAGAATTGTGTGATGAACTTGAAGACAGAATAAAAAAAGGGATTTCACCATTTTCAGACAAGGCAAAACGAATTATGGTCTCAGGTTGCCCATCGGTTATGGGAAACTGGAAGATCCATTCTTTAATAGAAACTTCAGGGGGTGCAGTAGTAGTTGATGAGACCTGCACCGGTGTGAAATATTTCAAGGACCTTGTTGATACAAAGGCGAATGATGTTGATGGACTCCTTGGTGCAATTGCTGACCGTTACTTAAAGTTAAACTGCTCCTGCTTTACACCGAATAATGACCGCCTTGATATGGCAAGGAATCTGGCAAAAGAAGGAAATGTAAAAGGGGTTGTTCAGTACATCCTTCAGTATTGCCACACTTATAATATCGAAGCTATCAGAATTGAAGGTGCATTAAAACAAGATAACATGCCGAGTTTAAAGATTGTTACCGACTATTCAGAAGAAGATACTGCACAACTACGCACAAGGATTGAAGCGTTCTTAGAGACATTGAAATAA